The sequence GACCACCACCAGACTGCCCACCAGATTGCGCACCATGTGCTGCAAAAAGGCGTTGGCCTCGAACCAGAGGTGGATCTCCCCCGGCTCGGAGCGCACCTCCACCCGGCGCATCTCCCGCACCGGACTGCGGGCCTGGCACGACGCCGCCCGAAAGGCGGAAAAGTCGTGCCGACCGAGGAGCAACTCCCCGGCCCGAGCCATGGATTCCGTATCCAACCCACCCCGCACATGCCACACCCGGCCCCGATCCAACGCCGGGGGCGCAACGAGGGTGCGTAGGCGGTACAGATAGGTGCGACCGCTGGCGCTGGACCGGGCATGAAACGTTTTGCAGACCGGCCACACCCCCAGAATCGACACGCCATCGGGTGTCAAGGCGTTCAGCGCCCGCCCCCACACCTCGACCGGCATCGCTTTGCGGGTGTCGAAATGGGCCACCTGACCCAGGGCATGCACACCGGCATCGGTGCGACCCGCGCCGATGACCCGCACCGCTTCGCCGCACAGCGTGGTCAG comes from Magnetococcales bacterium and encodes:
- the truA gene encoding tRNA pseudouridine(38-40) synthase TruA, which codes for MHADGPEECPPLAGEGPSGSRLAMLLEYDGSRFCGWQSQKEGESVQGCLEKALTTLCGEAVRVIGAGRTDAGVHALGQVAHFDTRKAMPVEVWGRALNALTPDGVSILGVWPVCKTFHARSSASGRTYLYRLRTLVAPPALDRGRVWHVRGGLDTESMARAGELLLGRHDFSAFRAASCQARSPVREMRRVEVRSEPGEIHLWFEANAFLQHMVRNLVGSLVVVGQGRWSPDRFGEVFAGRDRTRAAATAPAHGLYLYRVAYGEGGVLSYSG